In a single window of the Zea mays cultivar B73 chromosome 5, Zm-B73-REFERENCE-NAM-5.0, whole genome shotgun sequence genome:
- the LOC103627508 gene encoding NADH--cytochrome b5 reductase 1, whose translation MAKTYPGRFKIYYVLNQPPENWNGGVGFVSKEMIQSHCPAPAEDIQILRCGPPPMNKAMAAHLDELNYTKEMQFQF comes from the exons ATGGCCAAAACCTATCCTGGCCGCTTTAAGATCTACTATGTGTTGAATCAG CCTCCTGAGAACTGGAACGGTGGTGTTGGGTTTGTGTCTAAGGAAATGATCCAATCTCATTGTCCAGCGCCTGCTGAGGACATTCAG ATCCTGAGATGTGGTCCTCCTCCGATGAACAAGGCCATGGCTGCACACCTTGACGAGCTCAACTACACAAAGGAGATGCAGTTCCAGTTCTAA
- the LOC103628787 gene encoding 50S ribosomal protein L29, chloroplastic, which produces MDLPPGHRPRISLYNLALKQSRREFAACVEVVAAVACYHRGQRGGDDQRNDTDQRHAALVFVRNEETRAPIIDLARVQCVESRLKYIHHGGALGSRMVRADTAAMSLPCGGATVTRFAGLAGASLPTERRAAAMVAMAKREQELEEIRAMTTEQMEEEVVDLRGELFLLRLKRSARQEFKNSEFSRMRKRIAPMLTVKREREIEQGINKRLSRKLDRKWKQSIVVRPPPSLRGNKEE; this is translated from the exons ATGGATCTCCCCCCTGGCCACCGTCCGCGGATCTCCCTGTACAACCTAGCTTTGAAGCAGTCGCGGCGCGAGTTTGCCGCCTGTGTGGAGGTTGTGGCCGCCGTCGCATGCTACCATCGAGGTCAGCGTGGCGGAGACGACCAGCGCAACGACACCGATCAACGACATGCCGCGCTCGTGTTCGTGCGCAACGAGGAGACGCGTGCACCGATCATCGACCTGGCGCGGGTCCAGTGCGTCGAGTCTAGGCTCAAGTACATCCACCATGGCGGCGCGCTCGGCTCGAGGATGGTTCGGGCAGACACCGCGGCCATGTCTCTCCCCTGCG GTGGCGCGACGGTGACGCGGTTCGCTGGACTGGCGGGGGCCTCTCTACCAACAGAGCGTCGCGCGGCGGCGATGGTCGCGATGGCGAAGAGGGAGCAGGAGCTGGAGGAGATCCGGGCCATGACGACGGAACagatggaagaggaggtggtagaCCTCAGGGGGGAGCTTTTCCTGCTCCGCCTTAAGCGCTCGGCGCGCCAGGAGTTCAAGAACAGCGAGTTCAGTCGCATGCGCAAGAGG ATTGCTCCTATGCTGACCGTGAAAAGAGAGCGGGAAATTGAACAAGGAATCAATAAAAGATTGTCTAGGAAGCTTGATAGGAAATGGAAGCAGAGCATTGTGGTCAGACCACCACCATCTCTGAGGGGGAACAAAGAGGAGTAG